One window of Inquilinus sp. Marseille-Q2685 genomic DNA carries:
- the arfB gene encoding alternative ribosome rescue aminoacyl-tRNA hydrolase ArfB: MIRITARIALDERDIEESFILASGPGGQNVNKVATAVQLRYPVDRAGLPDDMRARLEALAGQRLTKDGVLVITAREHRSQERNRAEALARLVELFQRAAVAPKKRRPTRATLGSKIRRLDAKSKRSAVKRMRGSPGED, translated from the coding sequence ATGATCCGCATCACCGCCCGCATCGCGCTGGACGAGCGCGACATCGAGGAGAGCTTCATCCTCGCCTCCGGCCCCGGCGGGCAGAACGTGAACAAGGTCGCGACCGCGGTGCAGCTGCGCTATCCGGTCGACCGCGCCGGGCTGCCGGACGACATGCGGGCCCGGCTGGAGGCGCTGGCCGGTCAGCGCCTGACCAAGGACGGCGTGCTGGTCATCACCGCCCGCGAGCATCGCAGCCAGGAGCGCAACCGGGCCGAGGCGCTGGCCCGGCTGGTCGAGCTGTTCCAGCGCGCCGCCGTCGCCCCCAAGAAGCGCCGGCCGACCCGGGCGACGCTGGGCAGCAAGATCCGGCGGCTCGACGCCAAGAGCAAGCGGTCAGCGGTGAAGCGGATGCGCGGCAGCCCGGGCGAGGACTGA
- a CDS encoding ABC transporter substrate-binding protein, whose product MKAMFGGLALALVLAAGASAQDTPRDGGTITVALNADIRSSDPGINRDGNTDTVMQHVVESLVGYREDLTVGPALAESWTVTDDGRTYDFRIRKGVLFHNGKPVTSAEVKWSWDRRWATDSWTCRPLFDGSAGLKVEAVETPDPETIRFRLAEPNALFLAQLANIQCFATGTISPDSLNPDGSWNAPVATGPYRLASWKRGEAVVLQRFAGYKPLSEPGSGYAGARIAHADTIRFQIVPDPATAEAALATGGVDLISSLAPGQIDQVKANGGTVETAQGLGWSVVLVQTADPLLSDLRIRRAIAHALDLKQIAQARTYGLTEANPSAVARSSTFFDESFLDWPAYDPAKAQALLQEAGYKGQPITIQTNKRYDGMYDNAVMIQAMLAAAGIDARLEVLDWATQLDNYIAGKFQLQSFAFSARLDPSLLYGILIGSKAEDPGNQWDDPKAAELLARSIRTEDPAKRKQALTQLHALMAQQLPIIGLYYDPAVDAVGPKLKGYKPWAADKPRLWGAWKAE is encoded by the coding sequence ATGAAGGCGATGTTCGGCGGGCTCGCGCTCGCCCTGGTCCTGGCTGCCGGCGCTTCGGCCCAGGACACGCCGCGCGACGGCGGCACCATCACCGTGGCGCTGAACGCGGATATCCGCAGCAGCGACCCCGGCATCAACCGCGACGGCAACACCGACACAGTGATGCAGCATGTGGTCGAATCCCTGGTCGGCTACCGCGAGGACCTCACGGTCGGCCCGGCCCTGGCGGAGTCCTGGACGGTCACGGATGACGGCCGCACCTACGACTTCAGGATCCGCAAGGGGGTGCTGTTCCACAACGGCAAGCCGGTCACCTCGGCCGAGGTGAAATGGAGCTGGGACCGGCGCTGGGCGACCGACAGCTGGACCTGCCGGCCGCTCTTCGACGGCAGCGCCGGGCTGAAGGTCGAGGCGGTGGAGACGCCGGACCCCGAGACGATCCGCTTCCGCCTGGCCGAACCGAACGCCCTGTTCCTGGCGCAGCTGGCCAACATCCAGTGCTTCGCCACCGGCACGATCAGCCCCGACAGCCTCAACCCGGACGGCAGCTGGAACGCGCCGGTCGCCACCGGCCCGTACAGGCTGGCCTCCTGGAAGCGCGGCGAGGCGGTGGTGCTGCAGCGCTTCGCCGGCTACAAGCCGCTGTCCGAACCCGGCAGCGGCTATGCCGGCGCCCGCATCGCCCATGCCGACACCATCCGCTTCCAGATCGTGCCCGACCCGGCGACGGCGGAGGCGGCGCTGGCCACCGGCGGGGTCGACCTCATCTCCAGCCTGGCGCCGGGGCAGATCGACCAGGTCAAGGCTAATGGCGGCACGGTCGAGACCGCCCAGGGCCTCGGCTGGTCGGTGGTCCTGGTCCAGACGGCCGATCCCCTGCTGTCCGACCTGCGCATCCGCCGGGCGATCGCCCATGCGCTCGACCTGAAGCAGATCGCCCAGGCGCGGACCTACGGCCTGACCGAGGCCAACCCGTCGGCCGTGGCCCGCAGCAGCACCTTCTTCGACGAAAGCTTCCTCGACTGGCCGGCCTACGACCCGGCCAAGGCGCAGGCGCTGCTGCAGGAGGCCGGCTACAAGGGCCAGCCGATCACCATCCAGACCAACAAGCGCTACGACGGCATGTACGACAACGCCGTGATGATCCAGGCGATGCTGGCCGCGGCCGGGATCGACGCGCGGCTGGAGGTGCTGGACTGGGCGACGCAGCTCGACAACTACATCGCCGGCAAGTTCCAGCTGCAGTCCTTCGCCTTCTCGGCCCGGCTCGACCCGTCGCTGCTGTACGGCATCCTGATCGGCAGCAAGGCCGAGGACCCGGGCAACCAGTGGGACGACCCGAAGGCGGCGGAGCTGCTGGCCCGGTCGATCCGCACCGAGGATCCGGCGAAGCGCAAGCAGGCGCTGACGCAGCTGCACGCGCTGATGGCGCAGCAGCTGCCGATCATCGGCCTCTACTACGACCCGGCGGTCGACGCGGTGGGGCCGAAGCTGAAGGGCTACAAGCCCTGGGCCGCCGACAAGCCGCGGCTCTGGGGCGCCTGGAAGGCGGAGTGA
- a CDS encoding serine hydrolase, whose translation MDAPAIGPQLVRDLLDAFEGEVGPEDFGLSVRLYPGRLRDGAADRYSDGPVFGHRDEVAVYPASTCKSFYLVAFQHWVEAGLLQPDEEDLRALSAMIRQSSNDATTYLFGRMTGTTPGGPLPEAEMAAWWDRRQAIQRWFESWGWPEFDRLRLWHSTYEDSPYGREKAARAHGGNLIAPRAAAALLHGIVAGQLVSPAACGRMMELLDREPERDPDRLPPGYEDQVRGFLGEALPRDVRLWSKAGWTGETRHDMAYWEAPSGRSLVAAVTTVGRHMARNRRFLPAVGARLHMLLEA comes from the coding sequence ATGGACGCGCCCGCCATAGGACCGCAGCTGGTCCGCGACCTGCTCGACGCGTTCGAGGGCGAGGTCGGCCCCGAGGATTTCGGCCTGAGCGTCCGGCTCTATCCCGGCCGGCTGCGCGACGGCGCCGCCGACCGCTACTCGGACGGGCCGGTCTTCGGTCATCGCGACGAGGTCGCGGTGTACCCGGCCAGCACCTGCAAGAGCTTCTACCTGGTTGCCTTCCAGCACTGGGTCGAGGCGGGGCTGCTGCAGCCGGACGAGGAGGATCTGCGGGCGCTGTCGGCGATGATCCGCCAGTCCAGCAACGACGCCACCACCTACCTGTTCGGCCGCATGACCGGCACCACGCCGGGGGGACCGCTGCCGGAGGCGGAGATGGCGGCGTGGTGGGACAGGCGCCAGGCGATCCAGCGCTGGTTCGAAAGCTGGGGCTGGCCGGAGTTCGATCGCCTCCGGCTGTGGCACAGCACCTACGAGGATTCGCCCTATGGCCGCGAGAAGGCGGCTCGGGCCCATGGCGGCAATCTGATCGCCCCGCGCGCGGCGGCGGCGCTGCTGCACGGCATCGTCGCCGGGCAGCTGGTCTCGCCCGCCGCCTGCGGCCGGATGATGGAGCTGCTCGACCGCGAGCCGGAGCGCGACCCGGACCGGCTGCCGCCCGGCTATGAGGACCAGGTGCGCGGCTTTCTCGGCGAAGCCCTGCCGCGCGACGTCCGGCTGTGGTCGAAGGCCGGCTGGACCGGGGAGACCCGGCACGACATGGCCTATTGGGAGGCTCCGTCCGGCCGCAGCCTCGTCGCCGCGGTCACCACGGTCGGCCGGCACATGGCCCGGAACCGGCGCTTCCTGCCGGCGGTCGGCGCCCGCCTGCACATGCTGCTCGAAGCCTGA
- a CDS encoding ROK family protein produces MKPGILAIDVGGTGLKAAVIDDRGRMRSDRQRVPTPHPCPPKLFLDTIAALVKPLPEFDRIAVGFPGVVRDGRVITAPNLGTGDWAGFGLAAALSKRLGGAPVRMVNDAEMQGLALVEGKGLELVVTLGTGVGTALLRDGVPTPHLELAHHPLSKSGKTYDEYLGNAAYEKIGKKRWNRRVKRMLEVLEILLHPDRIHLSGGNAKHIDFELPKGVAIASNEAGLEGGAGLWREPAAPRRPAARRPAAKPAPAKRTATRRAKV; encoded by the coding sequence GTGAAGCCTGGCATCCTGGCCATCGATGTGGGGGGCACGGGGCTGAAGGCCGCCGTGATCGACGACCGCGGGCGGATGCGGTCCGACCGGCAGCGGGTGCCGACGCCGCATCCCTGCCCGCCGAAGCTGTTCCTCGACACCATCGCGGCGCTGGTCAAGCCGCTGCCCGAATTCGACCGCATCGCCGTCGGCTTCCCGGGCGTGGTCCGCGACGGCCGGGTGATCACCGCCCCCAATCTCGGCACCGGGGACTGGGCCGGCTTCGGCCTGGCCGCCGCCCTGTCGAAGCGGCTGGGCGGCGCCCCGGTGCGGATGGTCAACGACGCCGAGATGCAGGGGCTGGCCCTGGTCGAGGGCAAGGGGCTGGAGCTGGTGGTCACGCTCGGCACCGGCGTCGGCACGGCCCTGCTCCGCGACGGCGTGCCGACGCCGCATCTGGAGCTGGCGCACCACCCGCTGTCCAAGAGCGGCAAGACCTATGACGAGTATCTCGGCAACGCCGCCTACGAGAAGATCGGCAAGAAGCGCTGGAACAGGCGGGTGAAGCGGATGCTGGAGGTGCTGGAGATCCTGCTGCATCCAGACCGGATCCATCTCAGCGGCGGCAACGCCAAGCATATCGACTTCGAGCTGCCGAAGGGCGTCGCCATCGCCTCGAACGAGGCCGGGCTGGAAGGCGGCGCCGGGCTGTGGCGCGAGCCGGCGGCCCCGCGCAGGCCGGCGGCCAGGCGCCCGGCCGCCAAGCCCGCGCCCGCCAAGCGCACCGCGACCCGCCGCGCGAAGGTCTGA
- a CDS encoding DUF2167 domain-containing protein, with translation MRFGLSHRVLAIALTLALAGTAAAQTPPATTPADQAAAIQAEQDAAWDAARKVVQQGPAEIPLIDQGTLALPEGYAFVPKQESARLLRAWGNGASPTLIGLVFPLSDENWSASIDYTQEGYIRDDDAKDWNADELLASLKDGTEAENQDRIARGFPPLAVTGWIEVPQYDAATHRLVWSAKVVEKDNPQDQGTANYKTYALGREGYFGLNLVTSTATIEGDKKYARELLGAISYNPGKRYADFNESTDRVAEYGLAALVAGVAAKKLGLIAIIGAFVLKFAKVFVIGFGVLGVALAKLFRRKPRDGGVA, from the coding sequence ATGAGGTTTGGCCTGTCGCATCGCGTGCTCGCGATCGCGCTGACGCTGGCCCTGGCCGGCACCGCCGCCGCGCAGACGCCGCCCGCGACCACACCTGCCGACCAGGCGGCCGCGATCCAGGCGGAGCAGGATGCCGCGTGGGATGCGGCCAGGAAGGTGGTCCAGCAGGGGCCTGCCGAGATTCCGCTGATCGACCAGGGCACGCTGGCCCTGCCCGAAGGCTATGCCTTCGTGCCGAAGCAGGAATCGGCCCGCCTGCTGCGCGCCTGGGGCAACGGCGCCAGCCCGACGCTGATCGGCCTGGTGTTTCCGCTCAGCGACGAGAACTGGTCGGCGTCGATCGACTACACCCAGGAAGGCTATATCCGCGACGACGACGCCAAGGACTGGAATGCCGACGAGCTGCTGGCCAGCCTGAAGGACGGCACCGAGGCCGAGAACCAGGACCGGATCGCCCGCGGCTTTCCGCCCCTGGCCGTGACCGGCTGGATCGAGGTGCCGCAATACGATGCCGCGACCCATCGCCTGGTCTGGTCCGCCAAGGTGGTCGAGAAGGACAACCCGCAGGACCAGGGCACGGCCAACTACAAGACCTATGCGCTGGGACGCGAGGGCTATTTCGGCCTGAACCTGGTGACGTCGACGGCGACGATCGAGGGCGACAAGAAATACGCCCGCGAGCTGCTCGGCGCGATCAGCTACAACCCCGGCAAGCGCTACGCGGACTTCAACGAGAGCACCGACCGGGTCGCCGAATACGGGCTGGCGGCACTGGTGGCCGGCGTCGCGGCGAAGAAGCTGGGGCTGATCGCCATCATCGGCGCCTTCGTGCTGAAATTCGCCAAGGTCTTCGTCATCGGGTTCGGCGTTCTCGGCGTCGCCCTGGCCAAGCTGTTCCGGCGCAAACCGCGCGACGGCGGCGTCGCCTGA
- a CDS encoding LysR family transcriptional regulator: MTIRLRHIEALQAVQKAGSITGAAELLNVSQPAVSKLLRHAEDQLGLRLFERVKGKLVPTREAKLLEVEIDRTFAGLERISSIAANLRRGREGHVRIACLPSLGFGFMTEQMASFHRRHPGVSFDLRTHHTREILDLVATNSLDLAIAYEPVLPPGMRKIAIGTSRLVHLSTAPLRPGEAAEITLDRIDVETLIGVDPDTSIGATLSDAFDRAGIRYAPKNLIQTYYLALPLVRYGAGSAIVDEHTAQAWAVPDVTARAIVPEITLPITALHHENYPLSQAAHLFLDHLTGKPTQRTRSARR; encoded by the coding sequence ATGACCATCAGGCTGAGGCATATCGAGGCGCTGCAGGCGGTGCAGAAGGCCGGGTCGATCACCGGCGCGGCCGAGCTGCTGAACGTCTCGCAGCCCGCTGTCAGCAAGCTCTTGCGCCATGCCGAGGACCAGCTGGGCCTGCGCCTGTTCGAGCGGGTGAAGGGCAAGCTGGTGCCGACCCGCGAGGCCAAGCTGCTCGAGGTCGAGATCGACCGCACCTTCGCCGGGCTGGAGCGGATCTCCAGCATCGCCGCCAACCTCCGGCGCGGCCGCGAGGGCCATGTCCGCATCGCCTGCCTGCCCAGCCTCGGCTTCGGCTTCATGACCGAGCAGATGGCCTCGTTCCACCGCCGCCACCCGGGCGTCAGCTTCGACCTGCGCACCCACCACACCCGCGAGATCCTGGATCTCGTCGCCACCAACAGCCTCGACCTCGCCATCGCCTATGAGCCGGTGCTGCCGCCGGGCATGCGCAAGATCGCGATCGGCACCTCGCGGCTGGTGCACCTCTCGACCGCGCCGCTCCGGCCCGGCGAGGCGGCGGAGATCACGCTCGACCGGATCGACGTGGAGACGCTGATCGGCGTCGACCCCGACACCTCGATCGGCGCCACCCTGTCCGACGCCTTCGACCGCGCCGGCATCCGCTACGCCCCGAAGAACCTGATCCAGACCTACTATCTGGCGCTGCCGCTGGTGCGCTACGGCGCCGGCTCGGCCATCGTCGACGAGCACACGGCCCAGGCCTGGGCGGTGCCGGACGTCACCGCCCGCGCCATCGTGCCGGAGATCACCCTGCCGATCACGGCGCTGCACCACGAGAACTACCCGCTGTCGCAGGCGGCGCATCTGTTCCTCGACCACCTGACCGGCAAGCCGACCCAGCGCACCCGCAGCGCCAGGCGATAA
- a CDS encoding gamma-glutamyl-gamma-aminobutyrate hydrolase family protein yields MPSAKPVIGVTLDAEEAGGYSSSPWYALRQNYCGSLAEYGAVPLALPHLVDAVDRYLGLCDGVVVTGGGFDVDPSLYGAGSVHETVKTKPVRTQFEWALVQGAVAQNKPVLGICGGEQLLAVVLGGTLVQHIPAEIDNALDHSPERKIHDPAGWKAAHEVEVAPGTLLARITGAARFGVNSSHHQAVKAAGPALVVSGVAPDGVVEAVEHPGQRFCLGVQWHPEYLRSEADRAVLAAFVAACAG; encoded by the coding sequence ATGCCCAGCGCGAAACCCGTCATCGGAGTGACCCTGGATGCCGAGGAGGCGGGCGGCTATTCCTCCTCGCCCTGGTACGCGCTGCGGCAGAACTACTGCGGATCGCTGGCGGAATACGGCGCCGTGCCGCTGGCGCTGCCGCATCTGGTCGACGCCGTCGACCGCTATCTCGGCCTGTGCGACGGCGTCGTCGTCACCGGCGGCGGCTTCGACGTCGACCCCTCGCTCTACGGCGCCGGCTCGGTGCACGAGACGGTGAAGACCAAGCCGGTGCGCACGCAGTTCGAATGGGCGCTGGTGCAGGGCGCGGTGGCGCAGAACAAGCCGGTGCTCGGCATCTGCGGCGGCGAACAGCTGCTGGCGGTGGTGCTGGGCGGCACGCTGGTGCAGCACATCCCGGCCGAGATCGACAACGCGCTCGACCACAGCCCGGAGCGCAAGATCCACGATCCTGCGGGCTGGAAGGCGGCGCATGAGGTCGAGGTCGCGCCCGGCACGCTTCTGGCCCGCATCACCGGCGCGGCGCGCTTCGGCGTCAACAGCTCGCACCACCAGGCGGTGAAGGCGGCGGGGCCGGCCCTCGTCGTCTCCGGCGTCGCCCCCGACGGGGTGGTCGAGGCGGTGGAGCATCCGGGGCAGCGCTTCTGCCTCGGCGTGCAATGGCACCCGGAGTACCTGCGCAGCGAGGCCGACCGCGCCGTGCTCGCCGCCTTCGTCGCCGCCTGCGCCGGCTGA
- the cynS gene encoding cyanase has translation MKREELTEKILDIKREKGWTWREIAETIGGHSPVLVTAALLGQMKLTKPQAAEAAILFGLTPAEQRMLNEPPYRGSFQAPPTDPLIYRFYELVMVYGTTWKELIQEEFGDGIMSAIDFDFQMERQPDPNGDRVKLTMSGKFLPYRYYGATGNAQTFGYREE, from the coding sequence ATGAAGCGCGAGGAGCTGACCGAGAAGATCCTGGACATCAAGCGGGAGAAGGGCTGGACCTGGCGCGAGATCGCCGAGACCATCGGCGGCCATTCGCCGGTGCTGGTCACCGCCGCGCTGCTGGGGCAGATGAAGCTGACCAAGCCGCAGGCAGCGGAAGCCGCGATCCTGTTCGGCCTGACCCCGGCGGAGCAGCGCATGCTGAACGAGCCGCCCTATCGCGGCTCGTTCCAGGCGCCGCCGACCGACCCGCTGATCTACCGCTTCTACGAGCTGGTGATGGTCTACGGCACCACCTGGAAGGAGCTGATCCAGGAGGAGTTCGGCGACGGCATCATGTCGGCGATCGATTTCGACTTCCAGATGGAGCGCCAGCCCGACCCCAACGGCGACCGGGTGAAGCTGACCATGTCCGGCAAGTTCCTGCCCTACCGCTATTACGGCGCCACCGGCAACGCCCAGACATTCGGGTACAGGGAGGAGTAG
- a CDS encoding alpha/beta hydrolase, translated as MARPHGHGRVLTSSDFGATTVYACGLDQRFSYCAYVPEDYDEDGRDRWPLAVIVHGTERGMQAYRDGFADFAERHGVIVLAPLFPVGITEPGDLSSYKLLRAGDLHYDAVLLAMIAETQARYRIEGDRVLMYGFSGGGHFTHRFLYLHPERLLGASIGAPGVVTLLDFEHDFWVGVRNFEAVFGKPLDLDAIRRVPVHMVIGGDDTETWEITVKPGDAWWMPGADIAGRNRQDRMRSLRRSLEVQGVAVQQDTIPGIGHDDRKLLGAVKSFFGEVLARRKAV; from the coding sequence ATGGCGCGGCCGCACGGGCACGGACGGGTGCTGACATCCAGCGATTTCGGGGCGACCACGGTCTATGCCTGCGGCCTCGACCAGCGCTTCAGCTACTGCGCCTATGTGCCGGAGGATTACGACGAGGACGGTCGGGACCGCTGGCCGCTGGCGGTGATCGTGCACGGCACCGAGCGCGGCATGCAGGCCTATCGCGACGGCTTCGCCGATTTCGCCGAACGGCACGGCGTGATCGTGCTGGCGCCCTTGTTCCCGGTCGGCATCACCGAACCGGGCGACCTGTCCAGCTACAAGCTGCTGCGCGCCGGCGACCTGCATTACGACGCCGTGCTGCTGGCGATGATCGCCGAGACCCAGGCCCGCTACCGGATCGAGGGCGACCGGGTGCTGATGTACGGCTTCTCCGGCGGCGGCCACTTCACCCACCGCTTCCTCTATCTGCATCCGGAGCGGCTGCTGGGCGCCTCGATCGGCGCGCCCGGCGTCGTCACGCTGCTCGATTTCGAGCATGACTTCTGGGTCGGGGTGCGCAATTTCGAGGCGGTGTTCGGCAAGCCGCTCGACCTCGACGCCATCCGCCGGGTGCCGGTGCACATGGTGATCGGCGGCGACGACACCGAGACCTGGGAGATCACCGTCAAGCCGGGGGACGCCTGGTGGATGCCGGGCGCCGACATCGCCGGCCGGAACCGCCAGGACCGGATGCGATCGCTGCGCCGCAGCCTGGAGGTCCAGGGCGTCGCCGTCCAGCAGGACACCATCCCCGGCATCGGCCATGACGACCGCAAGCTGCTGGGCGCGGTGAAGAGCTTCTTCGGGGAGGTGCTGGCGCGGCGAAAAGCGGTCTGA
- a CDS encoding site-2 protease family protein encodes MIKALLLLVGGLKFGPLAVTGGTMLLSLVTYAFVFGWGYAAGFVLMLLVHEMGHYIAAKRRGLNVGAPTFIPFVGAWIQLKQQPMNVETEAYVAFAGPFLGTLGAFAAYFWAREVDSRLLLAVAYSGFFLNLINLLPVSPLDGGRITAILSPRVWLLGAPIMLGLLLYRPSPVLLLVALFAAPQVLKAWRHDPNSPEAQAYYNAPLDARIEYGVLYLGLTALLAIMTYSVHGMLEGSRAF; translated from the coding sequence ATGATCAAGGCGCTTCTCCTGCTGGTCGGCGGCCTGAAGTTCGGTCCGCTGGCGGTGACCGGCGGCACGATGCTGCTGTCGCTGGTCACCTATGCCTTCGTCTTCGGCTGGGGCTATGCCGCCGGCTTCGTGCTGATGCTGCTGGTGCACGAGATGGGGCACTACATCGCGGCGAAGCGGCGCGGGCTGAATGTGGGGGCGCCGACCTTCATCCCCTTCGTCGGCGCCTGGATCCAGCTGAAGCAGCAGCCGATGAATGTCGAGACCGAGGCCTATGTCGCCTTCGCCGGCCCGTTCCTCGGCACCCTCGGCGCCTTCGCCGCCTATTTCTGGGCGCGGGAGGTGGACAGCCGGCTGCTGCTCGCCGTGGCCTATTCCGGCTTCTTCCTGAACCTGATCAACCTCCTGCCCGTCTCGCCGCTGGACGGCGGCCGGATCACGGCGATCCTGTCGCCGCGGGTCTGGCTGCTGGGCGCGCCGATCATGCTGGGCCTGCTGCTGTACCGGCCCAGCCCGGTGCTGCTGCTGGTGGCGCTGTTCGCGGCGCCGCAGGTGCTGAAGGCCTGGCGCCACGACCCCAACAGCCCGGAGGCCCAGGCCTACTACAACGCGCCGCTGGACGCCCGGATCGAATACGGCGTGCTGTATCTCGGCCTGACCGCGCTGCTGGCGATCATGACCTACAGCGTGCACGGCATGCTGGAGGGCAGCCGCGCCTTCTGA